The DNA segment GAGCCCGGCTGCGCCGCCGCGAGCACATGGTCGAACGGGCAGTGCCCATGCGCGAGCGCACCAATGGTGCTCTCTTTCACCCGAGCCAACAGCGCCGTCATCGACCCTTCGACCGGCACCTGGATGCGCAAGGGGACGAAGTTGGTGCAGTCGCCCACCAGGGAACGGATGCCAGGGACATCGCGCCCCGAGACCGCGGTCCCGAGCACGAAGTCGGCCTGCTGACTCCAGCGATGCAGCACGGTGGCCAGGGCCGACACCACGCACATGAAGGGTGTGGCCCCTTCGCTGCGCCCGAGCGCGTGAAGTCGGGCCATGAGCGCCGCGGGCACTCGCCGCGACCGTCGAGCCCCTTGGAATGAAAGCCGAGACGGGCGCGGGCGATCCGTGGGGAGGAGCACCATCGGAGGCGCTTCGGCGAGCGCGCGTCGCCACCACCCAAGCTCGGTCGCCATCGCGCGAGCCGTGAGGTGCTCGCGCTGCCACCCCGAGAGGTCCGCGTACTGAAGAACAGGCTCCGCGAGCGGTGATGACTGCCCCGAGACGAAGGCGGCATAGAGCGCGGCCAGCTCACGCGCGAGCAGTCCCACCGACCAGCCGTCCGCCACCAGGTGATGCAGCGACAGCACGAGCACGTGCGCGTCGTCCGCGAACCGCAGCAACGTGCCGCGCCACAACGGCCCCGTGGACAGGTCCATGGGGTGCTGGCCGTCTCGCGCGGCCTGGGCATCCAGGGCCGCCTGGCGCGACTCGGGCGATGCGCTCGGGACATCCACGACCGAGAAGGACTGGGGCGCGGGTGAATGAATGCGCTGCCAAGGCTCGCCCGCGCGAACCTCGAAGGTGGTGCGCAAGGCCTCGTGCCGGCGCACGACCTCCGTCCACGCCCGCTCGAGCACCGCCACGTCCAAGGCCCCGTGGAAGCGGAGGGCCAGCGGGATGTGTGAGGCCGTGGAGGCCGGGTCCAACTGCTGCAACACCCACAGCCGTCGCTGCGCGAAAGACGTCGGGGCGTCAGCGGTCCGAACCGCGCGCGGCTGAAGCGGTGGCAGCGCCGCGGTCTCCTGTTCTGCCGCGAGTCGTCGCGCGAGGCGCTCCACACTCAGGTCATCCAGCATCGCCGCGGCGGGGATGCGCTTGCCGAGTCGCGTCTCGATGCGGCCCTGGAGTTCGGCCGCGCCCAGCGAGTCCAGTCCCATCCGCGTGAGGGGCGCGCTCACGTCGAGCGTCGTGGCCCTCGCGCCCAGGACCGCGCGCAGCTCCTCCAGGAGGAGTCGCTCCACCTCGTCCGGTGGCCGAGACGCCGGTGCCTCGGCGCGCACCGGAGCGGGTGACGGGCCTTCATCGCGCCACACCACGTTCAGGGTGCCGTGGGCCAGTCCATCGCGGCAGGCGAACCGCTGCAGCTTCCCGCTCGAGGTCTTGGGAATGCTCCCAGGCGCGAGCAGTGCGACCACCTGGGGCTGGATCTCCAAGGCGCGAGCGATGGCTTCGCGCACCGCGTGGCCCACGGACGCCAGTGCCTGGGCATTGGAGGACTCCACCAGCTCGCGCGCCACTTCGGCCACCACCGCGAGCGCCTCGCCTCCCGAGGTCTCCACGGAGAAGGCCGCCACGCCCCCGGGGCGCACGCGAGGATGCGCGCGCTCGACCACGAGCTCGACGTCCTGCGGATACACGTTGCGGCCGCGCAGGATGATCAAGTCCTTGCGTCGCCCCGTGACGAGGAGCTGGCCATCCTCGGTCAGCACTCCGAGGTCGCCCGTGCGCAGGTAGTGCGCCTCGGCCTCCTCGGGATGGCTCACGGCCAGGCGTGCGTGGAACAGCGCCTCGGTCTCCGAGGGCTTGCGCCAATAGCCTTGGGCGATGCTCGGTCCCGAGACCCAGATCTCCCCGACCTCGCCCGGTGCGCGAGGCACGCGAGACTCGGGATCCACCACGCGCAGGCGCTGCGTCTCCAGCGTGGCACCGCAGCCGATGAGGGTGCGCGCGCCCGGTGCCTCGGGCTCGCATGCGACGACACGACCTTGTGCCAGCGCGGGTTCCTGCACGGGGTGGACGCGCGCCCCGCGCCCCTTGCGCTCGCCCGTGACGATGAGCGTCCCCTCGGCGAGGCCGTAGCAGGGAAGGAACGCCTCCGGCCTGAAGCCTCGCGGGCCGAACACCTGGGTGAAGCGCTCCAGCGTCGCGGCGCGGATGGGCTCCGCGCCACAGAACGCCACATCCCAACTGCTGAGGTCCAAGCCCTCCAGGTCCTCGGGTGTCGCGCGGCGTGCACACAGCTCGAAGGCGAAGTTGGGGCCGCCGCTGACCGTGGCACGCCGCTCCGAGATGGCTCGCAACCAGCGCAGCGGGCGCTGGAGGAAGTCCATGGGCGACATGAGCGTGACGGGGAAGCCCGCGAAGAGCGGCTGGAGGATGCCGCCGATGAGCCCCATGTCATGGTACGGCGGCAGCCAGATGACGCCGCGGCTCTCGGGGCCGACCTCGAACGCTCCGGCGATCAGCCGCAGGTTGTGCAGCAGGTTCGCGTGGCCGAGCATCACCCCCTTGGGGGTGCCCGTGGAGCCCGAGGTGTACTGGAGGAACGCCAGGGATTCGGGCCCGCACGCGGGCTCACGCCACGAAGCCTCACCGCCGGCGGGCAGCGTGTCCGTGGCCAGCCATTGCAGCGCACGGAAGTCCGGCGCCTGCTCGAACACGAAGTCCGTGAGCGACAGGATGCCGGAGGTGGTGAGCACCACCGTCGCCTCGGCGTCCTGAATGATGGCGCGCAAGCGGGGAAGGGTGCGCTCCAGCCGCGACGGGTCCGGTGGATACGCGGGCACCGCGACGGCCCCGGCCAACAGGCACCCGAAGAAGCCCGCGATGTACTCGAGACCCGGCGGATAGAGCAGCAGCACCCGCTGCCCCTCGACCCCCCTCGCCTGGAGCGCGACGGCGATGCGCCGCGCTCGCTCCTCCAGCCCGCGCGCGCCCAGGACTTCTTCGTCGCCTGAGTCGGGCTCCAGGAACGTGAACAGCCGATCCTGAATTCGTGAGTCCAATGCGCGCTGCTGCAACAGCGCGATGAGCGTCCTCGAAGTCTCGTGCATGGGAGAGCCCGTCGGTTCGATGTCCAATCGCGAACGGGCCGGTCATACCAGTCCATATGCGCGAGATTGGAAAAGACAGGAAAACTCACATGCACCTCCACTCGGAGGTGTGCAGCGGCGATTCAAACTTCTCGCATCACGCGCGACCGAACAGCCCCCTCAACCATCCCATCAAACTTCTCTTGGGAGGCACGACAGGCGGAGGCTCGGGTGGGCTGGCCTTCGTGGGTGGAGACGACGGATTGCGTGGCGCGGCAGCGGCCGGAGGCGGGCGGCTGTTCGCGCGAGGCGGCGACGATGCGGCCGGAGTGACCTCCGCTTCCAGGCGTGAGACGCGGGCGCGCGCGGCCTCGGGCGTGTCGCGCGTGGTGAACGTGCTGGAGACCTCGCGGCCCGTGGTGCCCTCGCGGGCCGTCACCTTGAGCAGCGACTCGTTGCTCACCTCGAAGGTGATGGTGACCTGCACGGCGCCGCGAGGCCGCCGAGGCAGACCCGAGAGCTTCAGCGTGCCCAGGTACTCATTGGCCGCCGCGCGATCCGAGTCGCCCTGGAACACGGACAGCTCCAGCTCCGTCTGTTCATCGCGGTGCGTGGCCACCGTGTAGCTCTTGGTGGCTGGCAGCGACACGTTGCGCTCCAGCACGGGCTTGAACCGGCCACCCGGCAGGCCCACGCCAATGGCCATGGGGAGCACGTCGATGAGCACGACGCCTTCGAGCTGTCCCAGGCTGTGCGCGAGCAACGCCGCGCCCAGCGCCACGGCTTCATCGGGGTGGACGCCCTTGCTGGGCGGCCGGCCAAAGAAGCGGGTGATCTTCTCGTGCACGAGCGGGAAGCGGCTCTGGCCTCCCACGAGGATGACCTCGTCGATGTCCTTGGGGCCCAGGTTCTTTGCGCGGAGGACCTCGTCGCAGACCTGGAGCGTGCGGTCGACGAGCTTCTCCGTCAGCTCGGTCAGCTTCTGCCGCGTGAGCGTGACGTCCAAGTCGTAGGGCTTGTCGTCAATCATCGTCACGAAGGCCACGTGCACGCGCATCTCCGAGCGCTCGGACAGCGCGCACTTGGCGCGCTCCGCCGCGTCGTTGATGCGCTGCAGCGCCACGCGATCGCCCTGGAATGTGCGGCCGGTGGTCTTCCGGAACTCGTTCAGCAGGTACTCGACAATCGCGTTGTCGAAGTCGATGCCGCCCAGGAATGTGTCGCCGCCGGTGGAGATGACCTCGTAGACGGTGTCCGCCAGCTCCAGCACGGACGCGTCGAAGGTGCCGCCGCCCAGGTCATAGACGAGCACGCGCTGGTTGAGCTTGCGCCCATAGCCATACGCGAGCGCCGCCGCGGTGGGCTCGTTGAGGATGCGCTCCACCACGAGGCCCGCCAGCTTCCCGGCCTCGCGCACCGCCTGCCGCTGGTTGTCGTTGTAGTAGGCCGGGACGGTGATGACCGCGCGAGAGATGGGCTGGCCGAGCTGGTTCTGCGCCACCTCGCGCACCTCGCGCAGGATGAGCGCGGAGATCTGCTGGAGCGAATAGATGCGATCGCCCAGGCGCACCGCGGCCTCGCCTCCGTCGCCCGGGGCGATCTCGTAGTGAAAGCGGTCCTTGATGTGTTGAACGATGGGCGATTCGTACGGGCGTCCCACCAGCCGCTTCGCGCCATAGACGGTCTGGCGCGGGTTGGTGAGCATCTGCCCCTTGGCCGGATGACCCACCACCAGCTTGCCGCGCGCATTGAGCGCGAGGATGGAGGGCACCGTGTTGTGGCCCTCGCGGCTGTGCAGCACCGCGGGCTTGGTGTTGCGCACGAACGCCGCGCAGGAGTTCGTCGTGCCCAGGTCGATGCCGATGACAGGGCCCGTGCGCTTGGGCTCCTCGGTGTTCAGCTCCAGCGCCGCCGCCGTCATGATGACCACGTCGCCCGGGGTCGGGCCCGCGGCGGGCGAGGGTGCGGCCGGCGCTCGGGCAGCAGGGCTCGCGACGGGGGCCGCGCTCAGCGGAGGGGGAGCAGGGGAGGGTGGGACGGTGTGGTCCGCAGGCCCGACACCGTTGGGTAACGGAGGTGTGTCGGATTGGGCATGCGGAAGGCTGGCGGCGGCCGACTCCAGGAAGCGCCGGGTCTGCGGATCGAGCTGCACGAAGCGCAGCCCCATGCCCGGAATGCCCTGGCCTTGCTGCCCCGTGACGAAGTGCACCACGGCCGAGGCGTAGACAATGCGCTCACCGCTCGCCAGGCGGAGGTCCAGGGTGACGGGCGTCCCGGGAGGCTTCACCGCCTTGGCGCGCAAATAGATGCCGCCTCGGGTGATGTTGCCTCCGTACTTCGCAAGGAACTCTTCGGGTGTCGCGAAGGGCAGCTTCACCACCAGCCCGACCGCCCCCTGATTCGATTCCGTCAATGCGCGGTCCCGAGACGTGAGTGCGTGCCGAGTATCGCCCGAAGTCCTGGCGAACGGGCGTCAAAAAAGGCCTTCTCCGTTGCGCACGCGCCTCGTAACTCGTATGGACACGCACCCGCGGGGCGCTGGTGCCTCGCGGGGCCTCCGGGAGCCCCCATGCTGAACCCCGATATCCGGCTGGCCCTCACCTTCGATGACGTCCTGCTGCTGCCGGCCGACAGCGCCATCGTCCCGCGTGACGCCGACCTGACGACCCGCCTCACGCGCAACCTCCGCCTGAACATCCCGCTGCTCTCGGCGGCCATGGACACCGTGACGGAAGCACGCACGGCCATCGCCATGGCGCAGGAAGGCGGCATCGGCGTCATCCACAAGAACATGACCCCCGAGCAGCAGGCGCTCGAGGTCCTCAAGGTGAAGAAGTTCGAGAGCGGCATGGTGGTGGATCCCGTCACCATCGAGCCTGACGCGCCGCTGTCCCGC comes from the Myxococcaceae bacterium JPH2 genome and includes:
- a CDS encoding AMP-binding protein, which encodes MHETSRTLIALLQQRALDSRIQDRLFTFLEPDSGDEEVLGARGLEERARRIAVALQARGVEGQRVLLLYPPGLEYIAGFFGCLLAGAVAVPAYPPDPSRLERTLPRLRAIIQDAEATVVLTTSGILSLTDFVFEQAPDFRALQWLATDTLPAGGEASWREPACGPESLAFLQYTSGSTGTPKGVMLGHANLLHNLRLIAGAFEVGPESRGVIWLPPYHDMGLIGGILQPLFAGFPVTLMSPMDFLQRPLRWLRAISERRATVSGGPNFAFELCARRATPEDLEGLDLSSWDVAFCGAEPIRAATLERFTQVFGPRGFRPEAFLPCYGLAEGTLIVTGERKGRGARVHPVQEPALAQGRVVACEPEAPGARTLIGCGATLETQRLRVVDPESRVPRAPGEVGEIWVSGPSIAQGYWRKPSETEALFHARLAVSHPEEAEAHYLRTGDLGVLTEDGQLLVTGRRKDLIILRGRNVYPQDVELVVERAHPRVRPGGVAAFSVETSGGEALAVVAEVARELVESSNAQALASVGHAVREAIARALEIQPQVVALLAPGSIPKTSSGKLQRFACRDGLAHGTLNVVWRDEGPSPAPVRAEAPASRPPDEVERLLLEELRAVLGARATTLDVSAPLTRMGLDSLGAAELQGRIETRLGKRIPAAAMLDDLSVERLARRLAAEQETAALPPLQPRAVRTADAPTSFAQRRLWVLQQLDPASTASHIPLALRFHGALDVAVLERAWTEVVRRHEALRTTFEVRAGEPWQRIHSPAPQSFSVVDVPSASPESRQAALDAQAARDGQHPMDLSTGPLWRGTLLRFADDAHVLVLSLHHLVADGWSVGLLARELAALYAAFVSGQSSPLAEPVLQYADLSGWQREHLTARAMATELGWWRRALAEAPPMVLLPTDRPRPSRLSFQGARRSRRVPAALMARLHALGRSEGATPFMCVVSALATVLHRWSQQADFVLGTAVSGRDVPGIRSLVGDCTNFVPLRIQVPVEGSMTALLARVKESTIGALAHGHCPFDHVLAAAQPGSSRRELYNIAFVLDDYDIPRALSLGDGLSLDVALLDNHTAELDLTFEAAHGPEGLWVGCKYATELFDAET
- a CDS encoding TIGR02266 family protein — protein: MTESNQGAVGLVVKLPFATPEEFLAKYGGNITRGGIYLRAKAVKPPGTPVTLDLRLASGERIVYASAVVHFVTGQQGQGIPGMGLRFVQLDPQTRRFLESAAASLPHAQSDTPPLPNGVGPADHTVPPSPAPPPLSAAPVASPAARAPAAPSPAAGPTPGDVVIMTAAALELNTEEPKRTGPVIGIDLGTTNSCAAFVRNTKPAVLHSREGHNTVPSILALNARGKLVVGHPAKGQMLTNPRQTVYGAKRLVGRPYESPIVQHIKDRFHYEIAPGDGGEAAVRLGDRIYSLQQISALILREVREVAQNQLGQPISRAVITVPAYYNDNQRQAVREAGKLAGLVVERILNEPTAAALAYGYGRKLNQRVLVYDLGGGTFDASVLELADTVYEVISTGGDTFLGGIDFDNAIVEYLLNEFRKTTGRTFQGDRVALQRINDAAERAKCALSERSEMRVHVAFVTMIDDKPYDLDVTLTRQKLTELTEKLVDRTLQVCDEVLRAKNLGPKDIDEVILVGGQSRFPLVHEKITRFFGRPPSKGVHPDEAVALGAALLAHSLGQLEGVVLIDVLPMAIGVGLPGGRFKPVLERNVSLPATKSYTVATHRDEQTELELSVFQGDSDRAAANEYLGTLKLSGLPRRPRGAVQVTITFEVSNESLLKVTAREGTTGREVSSTFTTRDTPEAARARVSRLEAEVTPAASSPPRANSRPPPAAAAPRNPSSPPTKASPPEPPPVVPPKRSLMGWLRGLFGRA